In Paenibacillus kyungheensis, the following are encoded in one genomic region:
- a CDS encoding AbrB/MazE/SpoVT family DNA-binding domain-containing protein has protein sequence MKKTGMVRQLDSLGRIVIPKEIRDTMEIGVSDPMEFFITEKEIIFRKHKGIQCIFCGTFDDLIYYKDQFICGDCTEQMGDESQHIALEDMPSAPTPNRNLQSSLRKSRSKRGEMLTKVEDTMKANPEATQNELARILGISQSRICQIQKELRAK, from the coding sequence ATGAAAAAAACCGGTATGGTCCGTCAGCTGGACAGTCTAGGACGAATCGTTATTCCGAAAGAAATACGGGACACTATGGAAATTGGTGTAAGCGATCCTATGGAATTCTTTATTACAGAAAAAGAAATTATTTTTCGGAAACATAAAGGAATTCAATGTATCTTTTGCGGAACATTTGACGATCTAATCTATTACAAAGATCAATTTATTTGTGGCGATTGTACAGAACAAATGGGGGATGAATCTCAACATATCGCACTCGAAGATATGCCTAGTGCGCCAACACCTAATCGCAACTTACAATCTTCTTTACGCAAATCACGTAGTAAACGGGGGGAAATGCTGACTAAAGTGGAAGATACGATGAAAGCTAATCCAGAAGCGACGCAAAATGAATTGGCTCGTATTCTAGGTATTTCTCAAAGCCGTATCTGCCAGATTCAAAAAGAACTACGTGCAAAATAA
- a CDS encoding ATP-grasp domain-containing protein, with protein sequence MSNSYPRKKLLFCVTKMREEERRIYDYLLQAGIEVDVCTDSMQLELENIRRYDVALIRCLSQSKALERAQYIELAGVKTLNSYEAIKICTNKAFQAIIFKQNQIAQPDFAIAFTFEKLYEYLERFDGRFVIKPVSSSWGRGVTLINSKFALDAWISARESLDPQGKALPVLVQEYVDKGNYDIRVVIVDRQPIVAFKRVSNDNWLTNTHLGAEIDVIKVSQPIQEISKQLIDAIGEGIYGLDLFYDHTRNIYMVCEVNQNPEFAKSWLIHKVDVAKAIAESCLNVQPEWIHVKSSV encoded by the coding sequence ATGTCAAATTCATATCCTCGTAAAAAATTGCTGTTTTGCGTAACCAAAATGCGTGAAGAAGAGCGTCGAATTTATGATTATTTGCTACAGGCTGGAATAGAAGTTGATGTATGTACAGACTCGATGCAATTAGAACTCGAAAATATTCGGCGCTACGATGTCGCTCTTATTCGTTGCTTGTCGCAGAGCAAAGCGTTAGAGCGGGCGCAATATATTGAGTTAGCCGGAGTCAAAACATTGAACTCGTATGAAGCGATCAAAATTTGTACCAATAAAGCTTTTCAAGCCATCATTTTTAAGCAAAACCAAATCGCGCAACCGGACTTTGCGATTGCGTTTACGTTTGAAAAGCTGTACGAATATCTGGAACGATTTGATGGACGCTTTGTGATTAAGCCTGTCAGTTCATCATGGGGAAGAGGCGTAACTTTAATCAATAGTAAATTTGCGTTGGATGCATGGATCTCGGCTAGAGAATCGCTTGACCCTCAAGGTAAAGCTTTACCGGTACTGGTACAGGAATATGTAGATAAAGGGAACTATGATATTCGTGTCGTTATTGTAGATCGTCAACCGATTGTTGCTTTCAAGCGTGTCTCCAACGATAATTGGTTGACCAATACGCATCTGGGAGCCGAGATTGATGTCATTAAGGTGAGTCAACCGATACAAGAAATCAGCAAACAACTTATTGATGCTATCGGAGAAGGTATCTATGGACTGGATTTATTTTACGATCATACCCGTAATATCTATATGGTCTGTGAAGTGAATCAGAATCCAGAGTTCGCCAAATCGTGGTTGATTCATAAAGTGGATGTTGCCAAAGCTATCGCTGAGTCTTGCCTGAATGTCCAGCCAGAATGGATACACGTCAAATCATCAGTATAA
- a CDS encoding transketolase family protein — MSLSGRDAYKDELTLLAEQDQTIVAIEADLGGKKHQFAQQFPDRFFNLGIAEMTSVDLCAGLAEGGFKPFFSTFAPFVALRCAENIKLAMGYMHKNINIVSCYGGVSGGWFGTTHHSLEDIAVIQTFQNIKIACPHGEEETRRVIREAAASEQPYYIRLSRNESFDSLPSIAQGDQYTVDGAWIEDAPIALISIGEQATEMAIQLKKEQPHLNHLHLCYVDKQSLISNLKKIENSAAQIIVIEEHRQSGSVGSYLSLLLPHKQVYSFTPNEQWPKYGGSHEDVLEYLGFTKEKLTQFIYEVKEGSPLCSYPY, encoded by the coding sequence ATGAGTCTTTCAGGAAGAGATGCGTACAAAGATGAACTGACATTGCTTGCCGAACAGGATCAGACCATTGTCGCTATTGAAGCCGATCTAGGCGGCAAAAAGCATCAATTTGCACAACAGTTTCCTGACCGCTTTTTCAATCTAGGGATTGCTGAAATGACATCGGTCGATCTCTGTGCGGGTCTGGCAGAAGGTGGATTTAAGCCATTCTTTTCAACGTTTGCTCCGTTTGTCGCTTTGCGCTGTGCCGAAAATATCAAGCTAGCAATGGGTTATATGCACAAGAATATCAATATTGTGAGCTGTTATGGTGGTGTATCAGGCGGCTGGTTCGGTACAACCCATCATTCATTAGAAGATATTGCTGTGATTCAGACTTTTCAAAATATCAAAATCGCTTGTCCGCATGGAGAAGAAGAAACAAGACGTGTCATTCGGGAAGCGGCAGCATCAGAGCAACCGTATTATATTCGTCTTTCTCGTAACGAGTCATTTGACAGTCTACCTTCGATTGCGCAAGGAGATCAATATACTGTAGACGGTGCATGGATCGAAGATGCGCCTATTGCCCTCATTTCTATCGGTGAACAAGCGACTGAAATGGCGATCCAATTGAAAAAAGAGCAACCCCATCTCAACCATCTACATCTGTGTTATGTAGATAAACAGTCATTGATCTCAAATTTGAAAAAAATAGAAAATAGCGCAGCACAAATTATTGTTATTGAAGAACATCGTCAGTCAGGCAGTGTCGGTTCTTATCTTAGTCTGTTGTTACCCCATAAGCAGGTGTATTCATTTACCCCGAATGAGCAGTGGCCGAAATATGGGGGCAGTCATGAAGATGTGCTGGAATATCTGGGATTTACGAAGGAAAAGCTTACGCAATTTATCTATGAGGTCAAGGAAGGCAGCCCACTATGTTCTTATCCATATTAA
- a CDS encoding degT/DnrJ/EryC1/StrS aminotransferase yields the protein MSLAKISEQAPQKVSQKDYFSISFVLARVLNTGIIMSIEKNEKELKGLESTLSKLSGKKYVTLYNSFTAAIHGALWGQDIVHGSQATLAHSAAPQERKFAQWLGIELIEGLDQAYTVIDIDWQNLKDIDTLLKQHSQDKAIVVNFTGLSFGPVATLLTNEEPLYKKSERLKIFGAFDLRTMWTQTEQEFEIQPGVQFNYRLSPLVGACVKLSLLRRDKQDED from the coding sequence ATGTCTTTAGCCAAAATATCTGAACAAGCACCGCAAAAAGTGTCTCAAAAAGATTATTTTTCAATCTCGTTTGTATTAGCTCGTGTACTTAACACCGGAATTATTATGAGTATCGAAAAAAATGAAAAAGAACTGAAAGGCTTAGAAAGTACATTATCCAAGCTGTCGGGCAAAAAGTATGTCACATTATACAACAGTTTCACAGCCGCTATTCATGGAGCGCTCTGGGGACAGGATATTGTGCATGGTAGCCAGGCTACACTTGCTCATTCAGCGGCTCCGCAGGAAAGAAAATTTGCGCAATGGTTAGGAATTGAATTGATTGAGGGATTAGATCAGGCGTACACCGTTATTGATATCGATTGGCAAAATCTAAAAGATATCGATACATTGCTGAAGCAGCATAGTCAGGACAAAGCGATCGTAGTGAATTTTACTGGACTATCGTTTGGCCCTGTGGCTACTCTACTCACCAATGAAGAACCGCTGTATAAAAAGTCAGAACGATTAAAAATATTTGGAGCCTTTGACTTAAGAACAATGTGGACACAGACCGAGCAAGAATTTGAAATTCAGCCTGGGGTGCAATTTAATTATCGCCTCAGTCCGCTGGTAGGCGCTTGTGTGAAACTGTCACTGTTACGGAGGGATAAACAAGATGAAGACTGA
- a CDS encoding lysine biosynthesis protein LysW has protein sequence MSAAKCLTCNAEVEVDQQTVTGEIVECQECGQEHEFQWINEQPNLVFAPEVEEDWGE, from the coding sequence ATGAGTGCAGCCAAATGCTTAACATGCAATGCCGAAGTTGAAGTGGATCAACAGACCGTAACTGGAGAAATTGTAGAATGCCAGGAATGCGGGCAAGAACATGAATTTCAATGGATCAATGAGCAACCTAATCTAGTGTTTGCTCCGGAAGTAGAAGAAGATTGGGGTGAATAA
- a CDS encoding flavodoxin family protein yields MKFLHIDGSSREDGNASTLAKYLLQDLPFEEIALRDYQIQLITDERHSEQGFVPLGDDYDRLLPTFLEADYVVFSSPIYWYGLSAQLKAFIDRWSESMRIVPDFQAKIKHKKVFLIIVGGDDPYRKGLPTVQQFEYIAEFLELDLQGHLIGIGNKPDDILQDHIALNQAKQINQQLQHIKESVQ; encoded by the coding sequence ATGAAATTTCTGCATATTGATGGAAGCTCAAGAGAAGATGGGAATGCTTCTACACTGGCGAAATATTTGTTACAAGATCTACCGTTTGAAGAAATCGCTTTGCGTGATTATCAGATTCAATTGATCACGGATGAGCGTCATAGTGAGCAAGGATTTGTACCTTTAGGTGATGATTATGATCGTTTATTACCTACTTTTTTAGAAGCGGATTATGTTGTTTTTAGTTCACCCATTTATTGGTATGGTTTGTCTGCTCAACTCAAAGCTTTTATCGATCGCTGGTCAGAATCCATGAGAATTGTACCGGATTTTCAAGCGAAGATTAAGCACAAAAAAGTATTTCTGATTATTGTCGGTGGCGATGATCCTTATCGCAAAGGGTTGCCAACAGTACAACAATTTGAATATATTGCTGAATTTCTAGAACTTGATCTACAAGGTCATCTTATCGGGATTGGCAATAAGCCTGATGATATTTTGCAAGACCATATTGCACTGAATCAAGCCAAACAAATCAATCAACAACTACAACATATTAAGGAGAGTGTACAATGA
- a CDS encoding CidA/LrgA family protein, translated as MKNIMKGILQVAVLMGFSELLNVLVRWLHLPVPGSIIGIAIVFILLQTKVIKLEWVELGANWLLAELLLFFIPSAVGIMNYIPMLEHDGVRIVVIVILSTILVMVSSGLLAGTMAKRKERHAG; from the coding sequence ATGAAGAATATCATGAAAGGAATACTTCAGGTTGCTGTGCTGATGGGATTTTCTGAACTGTTAAATGTGTTGGTACGCTGGTTGCATCTTCCTGTACCGGGTAGCATTATCGGGATTGCTATCGTTTTTATACTGTTACAGACCAAAGTCATTAAGCTCGAATGGGTAGAGCTTGGAGCGAACTGGTTGCTTGCTGAACTGTTGTTGTTCTTTATTCCTTCAGCAGTCGGTATTATGAATTATATCCCGATGTTAGAACATGATGGGGTACGGATTGTCGTTATTGTTATACTCAGCACGATATTAGTGATGGTCAGTTCAGGGTTACTTGCTGGAACGATGGCTAAGCGGAAGGAGCGTCACGCAGGATGA
- the argC gene encoding N-acetyl-gamma-glutamyl-phosphate reductase — MKTYKVGILGGNGFVGGELYRLLSAHPYFEVVFISSESKAGIPVEKTHKAFLYRKVNPKLTYQKMADLTDECDFIFSALPTGILPRHLSDVLDHTKQIFNISGDYRFTDNNVLERYYPASLATSVQAESHYYIPEISTVDPNAKVINLPGCMAVASIYAIYPLVLHSLIEGHVFIDAKTGSSGAGKSSKETHADRVNNFRLHKGFEHRHLPEIDHIAKTYSEHPVDISFAAFSLDVARGIFVSAYSVLKPSVDESDVKKAFFQAYKSKPFIRYSGQASPGPMIKTVHGTNYAETGFVVRDGKCLSLVSIDNLIKGAAGQAIQAANIYYGIPESTGLTTESEGIWP, encoded by the coding sequence ATGAAGACGTACAAAGTAGGCATACTGGGTGGAAATGGATTTGTCGGTGGAGAATTATACCGCTTATTGAGCGCTCATCCGTATTTTGAAGTGGTTTTTATTTCTTCCGAATCCAAAGCAGGCATACCGGTCGAAAAAACACATAAAGCTTTTCTGTATCGCAAAGTGAACCCGAAATTAACCTATCAAAAAATGGCTGATCTCACCGACGAATGCGATTTTATTTTCTCGGCGTTGCCAACCGGTATCTTGCCCCGTCACCTATCCGATGTACTGGATCATACGAAGCAGATTTTCAATATCAGTGGTGATTATCGTTTTACGGATAACAACGTGTTGGAACGCTACTATCCTGCATCTTTGGCAACATCTGTACAAGCGGAAAGTCATTATTATATTCCCGAAATATCGACAGTTGATCCCAATGCCAAAGTGATCAATCTCCCCGGATGTATGGCGGTCGCTTCGATCTACGCGATCTATCCATTGGTGCTTCATTCGTTAATCGAAGGGCATGTCTTTATTGATGCCAAAACAGGCTCTAGTGGAGCAGGTAAAAGCAGTAAAGAAACGCATGCTGATCGAGTTAATAATTTTAGATTGCACAAAGGATTCGAGCATCGTCATCTTCCTGAGATTGATCATATTGCCAAAACATACAGCGAACATCCTGTCGATATTTCATTTGCTGCGTTCAGTCTGGATGTGGCACGTGGCATATTTGTCAGCGCTTATTCAGTACTCAAACCGTCTGTCGATGAATCGGATGTGAAAAAAGCTTTTTTTCAAGCGTATAAATCCAAGCCATTTATCCGTTACTCCGGTCAAGCTTCACCGGGGCCGATGATCAAAACGGTGCATGGAACCAATTATGCAGAAACAGGCTTTGTTGTACGAGATGGCAAATGTCTGAGTCTTGTGTCTATCGATAACTTAATCAAAGGGGCTGCTGGACAAGCGATTCAAGCAGCCAATATCTACTACGGAATTCCAGAGTCAACGGGTTTGACGACCGAAAGTGAGGGGATATGGCCGTGA
- a CDS encoding M20/M25/M40 family metallo-hydrolase, whose amino-acid sequence MAVINNLHVIKLGSSTIGKSETIFAEIAALSKQGAKILLISGGADAIERKFADLQKEVQFLTLDNGDQVRYCPPEAMNTIRQAYAEYIFEPVQQQLQAYGLSVLTQCAGDHGWVQGKQGKPLKVRKGDKKVIVRDSLYGSYGSANQQLLTQLLHTYNVVCLSPPIYDPEIGQYINIDADMLAAHLAIALEASHLRFVTSTAGILSDIANPSSTIRDIYPQAEQIVVTGRMKQKLRAAELALDQGIADIAITGPHTLYGAGKTWFWRGQHIPPDVELLHQAISIPSVSKDEAVLAQFLQERVSSAEINAEIDPAGNIVLTKGSGEHTLLLLGHIDTVPYVWQSAVHEQRVSGRGSVDAKGSLINFVEVLRTIDVPDHARLVVIGAVEEEVSSSAGAFYVRDHVQADAVIIGEPSGTHNLTLGYYGLLKLQLHVVQKQQHSAGKDSISSIDKVYQLATHLREIIAQYDPDHLSAIVDIEAENSGGHYSASATLNFRISPQARAGYIEDIHSLEWADSTVEILRNTPGYQNSRKDLLVKSFVRGSSTVLDEKLTFLMKKGTSDMNTLATTWTDIPMVAFGPGDASLDHTDQEFLDIEEVQLSRKVLRQSIETWFSLISSKSKENVYALNTEQVT is encoded by the coding sequence ATGGCCGTGATTAACAATCTGCATGTGATCAAGTTAGGCAGTAGCACTATTGGTAAAAGTGAAACGATTTTTGCAGAAATTGCGGCTCTTTCTAAACAAGGAGCCAAAATTCTACTCATTAGCGGTGGAGCTGATGCCATCGAACGCAAATTTGCTGATCTGCAAAAAGAAGTCCAATTTCTTACGCTAGATAATGGTGATCAAGTCCGCTATTGTCCGCCAGAAGCGATGAATACGATTAGACAAGCGTATGCAGAGTATATTTTTGAACCTGTCCAACAACAGCTACAAGCATATGGATTATCGGTGCTGACTCAATGTGCAGGTGATCATGGATGGGTACAAGGCAAGCAAGGTAAACCTTTGAAAGTACGTAAAGGTGACAAAAAAGTGATTGTACGGGATTCCTTATATGGGAGTTATGGATCAGCCAATCAACAGCTTTTGACTCAACTGCTACATACGTATAATGTGGTCTGCTTGTCTCCTCCTATTTATGATCCAGAGATCGGGCAGTATATCAATATTGATGCAGATATGTTGGCGGCACATTTAGCGATTGCGCTAGAAGCAAGTCATTTGCGCTTTGTAACCAGCACCGCAGGCATATTAAGCGATATTGCCAATCCGTCTTCGACGATTCGTGATATTTATCCGCAAGCCGAACAGATTGTGGTCACAGGCAGAATGAAGCAGAAGTTAAGAGCCGCAGAACTCGCTCTGGATCAAGGGATCGCTGATATTGCTATCACAGGTCCTCATACATTGTATGGAGCAGGTAAAACATGGTTCTGGAGGGGACAACATATTCCTCCAGATGTTGAACTGCTTCATCAAGCCATCAGTATCCCTTCGGTGTCCAAAGACGAAGCAGTACTTGCTCAATTTTTGCAAGAAAGAGTGAGTTCGGCTGAGATTAATGCAGAGATTGATCCAGCAGGCAATATTGTATTGACCAAAGGTAGTGGTGAACATACGTTACTGCTACTCGGTCATATCGATACGGTTCCTTATGTCTGGCAAAGCGCTGTTCATGAGCAACGTGTCTCTGGACGGGGAAGTGTAGATGCCAAAGGAAGCCTGATCAACTTTGTAGAGGTATTGCGCACGATAGATGTTCCCGATCATGCCCGTTTAGTCGTGATCGGAGCAGTGGAAGAAGAAGTTTCTTCTTCCGCAGGTGCATTTTATGTGCGAGATCATGTACAAGCTGATGCAGTAATTATCGGTGAACCCAGCGGAACACATAATCTAACCCTCGGTTATTATGGGCTACTCAAATTACAATTACATGTTGTGCAAAAGCAACAGCATTCCGCAGGTAAAGACAGTATTAGTTCGATCGACAAAGTGTATCAACTGGCGACTCATTTACGAGAAATCATTGCTCAATATGATCCTGATCATTTATCAGCCATCGTAGATATTGAAGCAGAGAATAGTGGAGGTCATTACAGTGCTTCAGCGACATTGAATTTTAGAATATCGCCTCAAGCTCGTGCCGGATATATAGAAGACATTCATTCATTAGAATGGGCGGATAGCACTGTAGAGATCTTGCGGAATACACCGGGATATCAGAATTCACGCAAAGATCTATTGGTCAAATCTTTTGTTCGTGGATCAAGTACAGTACTGGATGAGAAACTTACCTTTTTGATGAAAAAAGGAACCAGTGATATGAATACACTGGCAACTACATGGACAGATATTCCAATGGTTGCTTTTGGACCGGGAGATGCCAGTCTGGATCATACCGATCAAGAATTTCTGGATATCGAAGAAGTACAGTTAAGTCGCAAAGTATTACGTCAGAGCATTGAGACATGGTTTTCCTTGATCTCTTCGAAAAGTAAGGAGAATGTATATGCCCTTAACACAGAGCAAGTTACATGA
- a CDS encoding DegT/DnrJ/EryC1/StrS family aminotransferase has translation MKTDFNHYLLDIPEETWAYEELAIDGGRAVLPREGRKTTFPNITKEDVLQMLISIQKQPEEVIQEFTDQYRQYVGANYAISTASGTSSLHLALIGAGIEPGDEVILPAFTFIATAQAVVAAKGIPIFADVDPQTYCLDVTQIEKLITPRTKVIMPVHVHGLPANIEAIQQICNQYQLKLVEDASHAHSASINGQLCGSLGDTAGQSLMADKNFPVGGEGGIAFFKKEEDYQRALNFLQDSGIDYDISWIAAAFGISQLERLPYYDAIRQRNAQHLIRTLNQTTLFQGPYIPEGYKHSFNMFRLQINVNLPAFAGIPPYQVKEAIQTILMEEGVFAREWQNVPIPRHLPFINQKGFGNQYPFSLYQEDELPYGLEHFPNTLEMLNTTLAICRELRSPVEYEKLLSYELAFKKLDQNIEKIATFARTLNVQPPYERDARLG, from the coding sequence ATGAAGACTGATTTTAATCATTATTTACTGGATATTCCTGAAGAAACATGGGCTTATGAAGAATTAGCGATTGATGGCGGTCGAGCGGTGTTGCCACGTGAAGGTCGCAAAACAACTTTTCCGAATATCACCAAAGAAGATGTGCTACAAATGTTAATCTCGATTCAAAAGCAACCGGAAGAAGTGATTCAAGAATTTACCGATCAATACCGTCAGTATGTAGGCGCTAATTATGCGATCTCGACAGCGAGCGGTACATCCAGTCTACATCTGGCACTGATCGGCGCAGGGATAGAGCCAGGAGATGAAGTGATTCTACCTGCTTTTACGTTTATCGCAACTGCTCAAGCTGTCGTTGCCGCCAAAGGTATTCCTATCTTCGCTGATGTTGATCCACAGACGTATTGCCTTGATGTGACCCAGATTGAGAAATTGATTACACCACGTACCAAAGTGATTATGCCTGTGCATGTTCATGGTCTGCCTGCCAATATTGAAGCGATCCAGCAGATCTGCAATCAGTATCAGTTGAAGCTGGTGGAAGATGCCTCTCATGCTCATTCCGCTTCGATCAATGGTCAGTTATGCGGTTCTTTGGGCGATACCGCAGGGCAAAGTCTGATGGCAGACAAAAACTTCCCTGTAGGTGGCGAAGGCGGGATCGCCTTTTTCAAAAAAGAAGAAGATTATCAGCGTGCTTTGAATTTTCTGCAAGATTCAGGGATCGATTATGATATCTCATGGATCGCAGCGGCGTTCGGGATCAGTCAATTGGAACGACTTCCTTATTACGATGCGATTCGTCAGCGCAATGCTCAACATTTGATCCGTACATTGAATCAGACCACTTTATTTCAAGGGCCTTATATTCCAGAAGGGTATAAGCACAGCTTCAATATGTTCCGTCTTCAGATCAATGTGAATCTGCCTGCTTTTGCCGGAATTCCTCCTTATCAGGTGAAAGAAGCGATTCAGACGATTTTGATGGAAGAAGGCGTGTTTGCAAGAGAATGGCAAAATGTGCCGATCCCTCGTCATCTTCCTTTTATCAATCAAAAAGGATTCGGTAATCAATATCCGTTTAGTCTATATCAAGAAGATGAATTACCTTATGGATTAGAACACTTTCCCAATACACTGGAAATGCTGAATACTACACTTGCGATTTGCCGGGAATTGCGCTCTCCTGTCGAATATGAAAAGTTGTTATCCTATGAGCTGGCATTCAAAAAGTTGGATCAAAATATCGAAAAAATCGCTACGTTTGCGCGTACTCTGAATGTTCAGCCACCTTATGAAAGAGATGCCCGCTTAGGATGA
- the cidR gene encoding cidABC operon transcriptional activator CidR — protein MDIRHLQYFMEVARLGSFTKAAEALFITQPTISKTIRSLEDELGAKLFNRIGRTVELTDAGKVIQHQARIIVKSFQNLSSELDDLRNLKTGHLRIGLPPMIGSRFFPQIIGKFHQLYPDVTIQLFENGGKKVEQDVANGALDIGVTVLPVTENVLNHFSFTEEKLNLLVPNHHRFAQQDCAELSALAEDSFIIFSEDFTLHGRIIDACIRAGFQPKVIYESSQWDLISEMVGAGLGVALLPETICQQISRDHVHILPLVNPSIPWQLGMIWHQDRYLSFAAREWLRFTREFLGK, from the coding sequence ATGGATATTCGGCATTTACAATATTTTATGGAAGTCGCCAGACTAGGAAGCTTTACCAAAGCGGCAGAAGCGCTATTTATTACACAGCCCACGATCAGCAAAACGATTCGTTCATTAGAAGACGAACTAGGCGCCAAGCTGTTCAATCGGATCGGGCGTACAGTGGAATTAACCGATGCAGGCAAAGTAATCCAGCATCAGGCTCGGATTATTGTAAAGTCTTTTCAAAATCTATCTTCCGAGTTGGACGATCTGCGCAATCTCAAAACAGGGCATTTACGCATCGGATTGCCACCGATGATCGGATCACGATTTTTTCCGCAAATTATCGGAAAGTTCCATCAGTTGTATCCTGATGTAACAATCCAGCTTTTTGAAAATGGCGGAAAAAAAGTGGAGCAAGATGTAGCCAATGGCGCACTGGATATTGGAGTTACGGTATTGCCTGTAACCGAGAATGTGTTGAACCATTTTTCGTTTACCGAGGAAAAGCTGAATCTGTTAGTGCCCAATCATCACCGATTTGCACAGCAAGATTGCGCTGAACTTAGCGCGCTGGCAGAAGATTCATTTATTATTTTCAGTGAAGACTTTACACTACACGGACGTATTATAGATGCTTGTATACGAGCAGGCTTCCAGCCGAAAGTGATCTATGAAAGTTCGCAATGGGATCTGATTAGTGAAATGGTTGGAGCGGGCTTAGGAGTAGCCTTATTACCAGAAACGATCTGTCAGCAGATTAGTCGCGATCATGTGCACATCTTGCCACTGGTGAACCCCTCGATCCCCTGGCAACTAGGCATGATCTGGCATCAAGATCGCTATTTATCTTTTGCCGCACGCGAATGGCTTCGCTTTACAAGGGAGTTTTTAGGAAAATAA
- a CDS encoding 1-deoxy-D-xylulose-5-phosphate synthase N-terminal domain-containing protein — MPLTQSKLHEHTIQARKLIIDIAATEVGCHIGGSLSVIDLLLTSYFLYGKDDRNQIILSKGHAAAALYSTLYVLDLIEDNPADSYGAKDSLFTGHPNYLLPHIAFATGSLGHGAAYGAGWALSQQLKQESGLSIVISGDGELQEGSCWEAMQVIASKQITNFIYIIDVNGGQNDGLVQDISPLIHLEDRFSAFGFDVQEIDGHDIEQITQALESKGDRPLVILANTIKGKGIQAMEGNPSAHYAKISKAQAYKWKEALR, encoded by the coding sequence ATGCCCTTAACACAGAGCAAGTTACATGAACATACGATTCAAGCCCGCAAGCTGATTATAGATATTGCGGCAACCGAAGTAGGATGTCATATCGGAGGCAGTCTGTCTGTGATCGATCTGTTGTTAACCAGCTATTTTTTATATGGAAAAGATGACCGTAACCAGATTATTTTGAGTAAAGGGCATGCGGCGGCAGCGCTGTATAGCACGTTATATGTGTTAGATCTGATCGAAGATAATCCTGCGGATAGCTATGGAGCTAAAGATTCGCTATTTACAGGGCATCCTAATTATCTGCTTCCCCATATCGCTTTTGCGACAGGGAGTCTGGGGCATGGGGCAGCGTATGGAGCAGGATGGGCGCTATCTCAACAGCTCAAGCAAGAATCGGGACTCAGTATTGTAATTAGTGGGGATGGTGAACTTCAAGAAGGTAGTTGCTGGGAAGCGATGCAAGTGATTGCTTCCAAACAGATTACTAACTTTATCTATATTATCGATGTGAATGGTGGACAAAATGATGGTCTAGTGCAAGACATTTCACCGTTAATTCATCTGGAAGATCGCTTCAGTGCTTTTGGATTTGATGTACAGGAGATTGATGGTCATGATATCGAACAGATTACACAAGCTTTGGAATCCAAAGGAGATCGACCGCTTGTTATTCTGGCGAATACGATTAAAGGTAAAGGAATCCAAGCGATGGAAGGCAATCCAAGCGCACATTATGCCAAAATTAGTAAAGCACAAGCTTACAAATGGAAGGAGGCGTTAAGATGA